A single genomic interval of Lewinellaceae bacterium harbors:
- a CDS encoding beta-lactamase family protein, protein MTKSPVLLFLISSLLSLHQAGGQSASVASGNQNSGTEVAGAFAQLQQHFHQKTDDGLLSGTVILLAQGERTWLDVYGKQVAESGAPMAENTIFRLASMTKPIVSTAAMMLVEQGKLRLDDPLEQFIPAFGKVQVLNEDGTLEKPHRSITVQDLLTHTSGIANTLFRNTPAEKAYAEAFKNHHPTSLPELVDLLAQLPLAHHPGEGWTYGYSTDVLGRIVEIVSGETIDVFLKKHILQPLKMEDTGFQVPEEQLPRFAAAYGKGLKQVDGPNADSPYANGKNFPRGAGGLVSTAHDYLRFCRMLLGGGELDGLRLLKSETVELMMQNQLPQGVLPHTPGMPAICHGFGLGFGVQTDEPAFGSPGDCAWPGAFLTYFFISPTHGGVGIMMTQCTDFSNLPMLGEFHEMAGKVFVTVTGKVATGANGK, encoded by the coding sequence ATGACAAAATCACCCGTACTGTTATTCTTAATTTCCTCTCTGCTGAGCCTCCACCAAGCCGGGGGGCAGAGCGCTTCGGTTGCTTCCGGAAACCAAAATTCAGGCACGGAGGTTGCCGGAGCCTTTGCCCAACTTCAGCAGCATTTTCATCAAAAAACGGACGATGGGCTGCTCTCCGGCACGGTCATCCTGCTGGCGCAGGGCGAGCGCACCTGGTTGGACGTGTATGGAAAACAAGTGGCCGAAAGCGGAGCGCCTATGGCGGAGAACACCATTTTTCGCCTGGCGTCCATGACCAAACCCATTGTCAGCACAGCGGCAATGATGTTGGTGGAACAGGGCAAGCTGCGCCTGGACGACCCACTCGAGCAATTCATCCCGGCTTTTGGCAAAGTGCAGGTTCTAAACGAAGACGGCACCCTGGAAAAACCGCACCGCTCCATTACCGTGCAGGATTTGCTCACTCATACGAGCGGTATAGCCAATACGCTCTTTCGAAACACACCCGCCGAAAAAGCCTACGCCGAGGCATTTAAAAACCATCATCCCACCTCTTTGCCCGAGCTGGTGGATTTGTTGGCGCAACTGCCCCTGGCGCACCACCCCGGCGAAGGCTGGACCTACGGATACAGCACCGACGTGCTGGGGCGCATCGTGGAAATTGTCTCGGGGGAAACGATTGATGTATTTTTGAAAAAGCACATCCTTCAGCCTTTGAAAATGGAAGACACCGGTTTTCAGGTACCGGAAGAGCAATTGCCCCGTTTCGCCGCCGCTTACGGCAAAGGCTTGAAACAGGTAGATGGGCCCAATGCGGACAGCCCGTATGCCAATGGCAAAAACTTTCCCCGGGGCGCGGGGGGGCTGGTTTCAACCGCCCACGACTATTTGCGCTTTTGCCGGATGCTGCTCGGCGGCGGCGAGCTGGACGGCTTACGCCTGCTGAAGTCCGAAACGGTCGAGTTGATGATGCAAAACCAACTGCCACAGGGCGTCCTGCCCCACACTCCCGGCATGCCGGCGATCTGCCACGGCTTCGGGTTGGGCTTCGGCGTGCAGACGGACGAGCCGGCCTTTGGCAGCCCCGGCGACTGCGCCTGGCCCGGCGCCTTTCTCACTTACTTCTTTATCAGCCCAACCCATGGTGGCGTTGGCATAATGATGACACAGTGTACGGATTTCTCCAACCTGCCCATGCTGGGCGAGTTCCATGAAATGGCGGGTAAGGTGTTTGTAACCGTCACCGGCAAGGTAGCTACCGGTGCGAATGGCAAGTGA
- a CDS encoding helix-turn-helix domain-containing protein gives MKRIAMLLPCGEVMGSAVVGPYAIFAEVNEFLAQQGQPAAFKVELVGCKRVPSFSEGVFRVQPHCLLEHASGYDMAIVPGFTSEAESMLAANQPLVAWLKKQYETHGTELASLCSGAFFIAATGLADGKKCTTHWAYAAEFRARFPKVNLLADRIVTDDGGIYASGGAYSSLNLVLYLLEKFSGKAAAVWAAKVFQIDLHRTSQKPFVIFNNQKSHTDEAISQAQEYIEQHYQESLSISALACRFAFSRRNFLRRFKEATGNTPIEYLQRVRVEAAKRLLENSASNIGEVVAATGYSDVKTFRLLFKKFTGFSPTGYRNRYRV, from the coding sequence ATGAAAAGAATAGCCATGTTGCTTCCCTGCGGCGAGGTCATGGGCAGCGCGGTGGTTGGCCCTTACGCCATTTTCGCCGAAGTCAATGAATTTCTGGCGCAGCAGGGGCAGCCGGCCGCCTTCAAAGTGGAACTGGTAGGATGTAAACGAGTTCCGTCTTTCAGTGAAGGCGTATTCCGTGTACAGCCGCACTGCCTGCTGGAACATGCCTCGGGCTATGACATGGCCATAGTGCCGGGGTTTACGAGCGAGGCGGAATCCATGCTGGCGGCGAACCAACCGCTCGTCGCCTGGCTGAAGAAACAATATGAAACTCATGGGACGGAATTGGCAAGCCTCTGCAGCGGCGCCTTCTTCATCGCCGCCACTGGCCTGGCGGACGGGAAGAAATGCACCACCCACTGGGCTTATGCAGCGGAATTTCGGGCCCGTTTCCCCAAAGTCAACCTGCTGGCCGACCGCATCGTCACCGACGACGGGGGCATTTACGCCAGCGGCGGGGCCTATTCTTCCCTAAACCTGGTGTTGTACTTGCTGGAAAAATTCAGCGGTAAGGCGGCGGCCGTTTGGGCGGCAAAGGTGTTCCAGATCGACTTGCACCGCACTTCGCAAAAGCCGTTTGTGATTTTCAACAACCAGAAGTCGCACACCGACGAGGCCATTAGCCAGGCGCAGGAATACATCGAACAGCACTACCAGGAGAGCCTGAGCATCAGCGCCCTGGCCTGCCGCTTTGCGTTCAGCCGCCGCAATTTCCTGCGCCGGTTCAAAGAAGCCACCGGCAATACGCCCATCGAGTACCTGCAGAGGGTTCGGGTCGAGGCGGCCAAGCGCCTGCTGGAAAACAGCGCCAGCAATATCGGGGAAGTGGTGGCCGCCACCGGGTATAGCGATGTTAAAACGTTTCGCCTGTTGTTTAAAAAGTTTACAGGTTTTTCGCCGACGGGGTACCGGAACCGGTATCGGGTTTGA